A portion of the Oncorhynchus nerka isolate Pitt River linkage group LG27, Oner_Uvic_2.0, whole genome shotgun sequence genome contains these proteins:
- the polr2m gene encoding protein GRINL1A: MSSSSWAAPSERQGQVGDLKTKSKEELGELLSRQDKLLSNKRFIQTLPDKGKKISDFAERICLALAHNEEEERKQDMLSSVRTELQSKYQQALTQRQHGSQNKPGTSQHRRQAGDTAPGNVQELDVSPLSPNVQESKTVDTLKEDSVSKISAAGTMNMAQAGDDAEVSPDSDRTKESDLAEALQRVTLSDHSTGSSGSLKDTFNRPATGNPFLGRQPQKKPHYIEVLERTEKDPVTRRQKYKPNQFAHNTDGSPSGSLSPNQSPGGLLPSPVLSVEARRERDRKHIDDITAARLPLLHYGPAQLLTLEQSADLLREQTRKHQELQAKLAAQKLSEGLRFSTGSYVVEGGSLGAYREVHDDGAQLSSEED, encoded by the exons ATGTCCTCGTCATCGTGGGCAGCTCCATCAGAACGCCAGGGGCAAGTGGGGGATCTCAAAACCAAGAGCAAAGAAGAACTTGGTGAATTACTGTCACGCCAAGATAAATTATTATCTAACAA GAGGTTTATACAGACCCTTCCAGACAAAGGGAAGAAGATCTCAGACTTTGCAGAGAGAATATGCCTTGCTCTTGCCCACaatgaagaagaggagaggaagcaagATATGCTGTCATCTGTCAGGACAGAGCTGCAGTCTAAATACCAGCAGGCTTTGACACAAAGACAACATGGTAGCCAGAATAAACCAGGAACTTCCCAACATAGGAGACAAGCTGGGGACACAGCTCCTGGAAATGTCCAAGAATTGGATGTCTCACCTCTGTCACCTAATGTTCAGGAGAGCAAAACAGTTGACACGCTGAAAGAAGACAGTGTGTCCAAAATATCTGCTGCTGGAACCATGAATATGGCCCAGGCTGGTGATGATGCAGAGGTCTCTCCAGACTCTGACAGGACAAAAGAGAGCGACCTAGCGGAAGCCTTGCAGAGGGTCACTCTGTCTGACCACTCAACTGGCTCGAGTGGATCCCTTAAAGACACATTCAACAGACCTGCTACTGGCAACCCCTtccttggaaggcagccacagaaGAAACCACACTACATAGAAGTCCTGGAGAGGACTGAGAAGGACCCGGTTACGAGGAGACAGAAGTACAAGCCTAATCA GTTTGCccacaacactgatggctccccgTCAGGGTCTCTGTCACCCAACCAATCCCCTGGAGGCTTATTACCATCACCGGTGCTCTCCGTTGAGGCCAGGAGGGAGCGAGACAGGAAGCACATTGATGACATCACTGCGGCCAGGCTCCCACTGCTCCACTATGGCCCTGCCCAGCTGCTGACACTGGAGCAGTCAGCTGACCTGCTACGCGAACAGACCAGGAAACACCAG GAGTTGCAGGCCAAGCTGGCAGCCCAGAAGCTGTCTGAGGGGCTGAGGTTCAGCACAGGGAGCTATGTTGTGGAAGGGGGCTCGCTGGGCGCCTACAGGGAGGTTCATGACGACGGAGCCCAGCTCTCCTCAGAGGAAGACTAA
- the LOC115112274 gene encoding myocardial zonula adherens protein-like isoform X2, which yields MLRYSSPGSVTTTEDSPEQPSERRIRRLRLTLHTGDNGQNETKKPTSDTQEEKVVNGTWKKKNTLIQRERPAGSESPVQHLSAATNGELETSLQRQHGPKVYGVLQGTGSDRQQEVMACEWSVNHLRDEMSYIKEVRDSLEKVRERMYGQFGGMQHSMQKLSQDIRTANSQRKTLEKEVRVRTAAMDSFDQMNSSLISANIDLQKSLLESCHNRVDTRDEMKSLRSSFQQAEERLKEREKQLELAQAENHTLKLKVESSQEANSHAVQEVTARLQRQYEERLQEEQRKHREEIEKLQAQIDEYIRRLEEAEKNAKIAEAKIAERDQRISEVERLLDCMGQEKGHLQKKLQECEQRLRLMEVTYKTDATVAKSSQKLEEEAGELRERIKHLNDMVFCQQRKVKGMIEEVESLRAKVAQKDMFISELLDRIAIVECESTPREVVQTREIGVGCDLLPRPEIQGYEIETNVQPPAAHYQPRQTPIHPSSTEYLGQSRTFRSGLPPPSRLESSLLRYTPPEYSRYLSTNSSRSFGTLTSPTLFTSGPLSPDQSSTEEPASVPITDKASSPETDISAPSCSRPRSSPSKIYTPFMKLMEITAKINIE from the exons ATGCTACGCTACAGCTCACCAGGATCGGTCACCACCACCGAGGACAGTCCAGAGCAGCCCAGTGAG AGGAGGATCCGGCGCCTCAGACTAACTCTTCATACAGGAGACAATGGACAGAATGAGACCAAGAAACCAACctcagacaca CAAGAGGAGAAGGTTGTCAACGGAACGTGGAAGAAGAAGAACACACTcatccagagagagaggccagctggcAGTGAGTCACCTGTACAG CACCTCAGTGCAGCGACCAATGGGGAGCTAGAGACGTCGCTGCAGCGGCAGCACGGGCCCAAGGTGTACGGTGTGTTGCAGGGGACAGGCTCGGATAGACAGCAGGAAGTGATGGCGTGCGAGTGGTCTGTCAATCACCTGAGGGATGAGATGAGTTACATCAAGGAG GTGCGAGATTCCCTGGAGAAGGTCAGAGAGCGGATGTATGGCCAGTTTGGAGGAATGCAACATTCGATGCAGAAACTATCACAAGACATCAGG ACTGCCAACTCCCAGAGGAAGACTctggagaaagaggtgagggttCGGACTGCAGCCATGGACAGCTTTGACCAGATGAACAGCTCCCTCATATCTGCCAACATCGACCTCCAG AAATCTCTACTAGAGAGCTGTCACAATCGTGTGGACACCCGGGATGAGATGAAGAGCCTGAGAAGCTCCTTTCAGCAGGCTGAGGAGaggctgaaggagagggagaagcagcTGGAACTTGCCCAGGCTGAGAACCACACACTCAAACTGAAG GTGGAGTCGTCTCAGGAGGCCAACAGCCATGCAGTGCAGGAGGTGACAGCGaggctacagagacagtatgAGGAGAGACTTCAGGAGGAGCagaggaaacacagagaggagatagagaagcTACAG GCCCAAATTGATGAGTATATTAGGCGattagaggaggcagagaagaatGCTAAGATTGCGGAGGCCAAGATCGCTGAAAGGGACCAGAGGATCAGTGAGGTGGAGCGCCTGCTGGACTGTATGGGACAG GAAAAGGGCCATCTTCAGAAGAAACTGCAGGAATGTGAACAGCGTCTACGCTTGATGGAGGTGACATACAAAACAGATGCAACTGTAGCAAAGAG TTCTCAAAAGTTGGAAGAGGAGGCAGGGGAGCTCCGTGAGAGAATCAAACACCTGAATGACATGGTGTTCTGTCAGCAGAGGAAGGTCAAAGGCATGATAGAGGAG GTTGAATCATTACGAGCTAAAGTGGCACAGAAGGACATGTTCATCTCAGAACTTCTGGACAGAATTGCTATTGTGGAGTGTGAG AGTACGCCAAGGGAAGTTGTGCAAACCAGAGAGATAGGAGTGGGCTGTGATCTGCTCCCCAG ACCTGAAATACAAGGGTATGAGATTGAAACTAATGTCCAACCTCCAGCAGCACATTACCAACCCAGACAAACCCCAATCCACCCCTCTTCTACAGAATACCTAGGACAGTCTAGGACATTCAGATCAGGTCTACCGCCACCCAGCAGACTGGAGTCTAGTTTACTGAGATACACTCCTCCTGAGTACAGCAGGTATCTGTCAACCAACTCCTCAAGATCCTTTGGAACACTAACCAGTCCAACCCTGTTTACGTCTGGCCCTCTAAGCCCTGATCAGTCCAGTACAGAAGAGCCTGCCTCAGTTCCAATCACAGATAAAGCCTCAAGTCCAGAGACGGACATTTCAGCCCCATCCTGTTCTCGACCAAGATCAAGCCCATCCAAAATCTACACACCTTTCATGAAACTTATGGAGATAACAGCAAAGATTAACATTGAGTAA
- the LOC115112274 gene encoding myocardial zonula adherens protein-like isoform X1, which translates to MLRYSSPGSVTTTEDSPEQPSERRIRRLRLTLHTGDNGQNETKKPTSDTQEEKVVNGTWKKKNTLIQRERPAGSESPVQHLSAATNGELETSLQRQHGPKVYGVLQGTGSDRQQEVMACEWSVNHLRDEMSYIKEVRDSLEKVRERMYGQFGGMQHSMQKLSQDIRTANSQRKTLEKEVRVRTAAMDSFDQMNSSLISANIDLQKSLLESCHNRVDTRDEMKSLRSSFQQAEERLKEREKQLELAQAENHTLKLKVESSQEANSHAVQEVTARLQRQYEERLQEEQRKHREEIEKLQAQIDEYIRRLEEAEKNAKIAEAKIAERDQRISEVERLLDCMGQEKGHLQKKLQECEQRLRLMEVTYKTDATVAKSSQKLEEEAGELRERIKHLNDMVFCQQRKVKGMIEEVESLRAKVAQKDMFISELLDRIAIVECENNELEDKLKYFMSVQSTPREVVQTREIGVGCDLLPRPEIQGYEIETNVQPPAAHYQPRQTPIHPSSTEYLGQSRTFRSGLPPPSRLESSLLRYTPPEYSRYLSTNSSRSFGTLTSPTLFTSGPLSPDQSSTEEPASVPITDKASSPETDISAPSCSRPRSSPSKIYTPFMKLMEITAKINIE; encoded by the exons ATGCTACGCTACAGCTCACCAGGATCGGTCACCACCACCGAGGACAGTCCAGAGCAGCCCAGTGAG AGGAGGATCCGGCGCCTCAGACTAACTCTTCATACAGGAGACAATGGACAGAATGAGACCAAGAAACCAACctcagacaca CAAGAGGAGAAGGTTGTCAACGGAACGTGGAAGAAGAAGAACACACTcatccagagagagaggccagctggcAGTGAGTCACCTGTACAG CACCTCAGTGCAGCGACCAATGGGGAGCTAGAGACGTCGCTGCAGCGGCAGCACGGGCCCAAGGTGTACGGTGTGTTGCAGGGGACAGGCTCGGATAGACAGCAGGAAGTGATGGCGTGCGAGTGGTCTGTCAATCACCTGAGGGATGAGATGAGTTACATCAAGGAG GTGCGAGATTCCCTGGAGAAGGTCAGAGAGCGGATGTATGGCCAGTTTGGAGGAATGCAACATTCGATGCAGAAACTATCACAAGACATCAGG ACTGCCAACTCCCAGAGGAAGACTctggagaaagaggtgagggttCGGACTGCAGCCATGGACAGCTTTGACCAGATGAACAGCTCCCTCATATCTGCCAACATCGACCTCCAG AAATCTCTACTAGAGAGCTGTCACAATCGTGTGGACACCCGGGATGAGATGAAGAGCCTGAGAAGCTCCTTTCAGCAGGCTGAGGAGaggctgaaggagagggagaagcagcTGGAACTTGCCCAGGCTGAGAACCACACACTCAAACTGAAG GTGGAGTCGTCTCAGGAGGCCAACAGCCATGCAGTGCAGGAGGTGACAGCGaggctacagagacagtatgAGGAGAGACTTCAGGAGGAGCagaggaaacacagagaggagatagagaagcTACAG GCCCAAATTGATGAGTATATTAGGCGattagaggaggcagagaagaatGCTAAGATTGCGGAGGCCAAGATCGCTGAAAGGGACCAGAGGATCAGTGAGGTGGAGCGCCTGCTGGACTGTATGGGACAG GAAAAGGGCCATCTTCAGAAGAAACTGCAGGAATGTGAACAGCGTCTACGCTTGATGGAGGTGACATACAAAACAGATGCAACTGTAGCAAAGAG TTCTCAAAAGTTGGAAGAGGAGGCAGGGGAGCTCCGTGAGAGAATCAAACACCTGAATGACATGGTGTTCTGTCAGCAGAGGAAGGTCAAAGGCATGATAGAGGAG GTTGAATCATTACGAGCTAAAGTGGCACAGAAGGACATGTTCATCTCAGAACTTCTGGACAGAATTGCTATTGTGGAGTGTGAG AATAATGAGTTAGAAGACAAGCTGAAGTATTTTATGTCTGTACAGAGTACGCCAAGGGAAGTTGTGCAAACCAGAGAGATAGGAGTGGGCTGTGATCTGCTCCCCAG ACCTGAAATACAAGGGTATGAGATTGAAACTAATGTCCAACCTCCAGCAGCACATTACCAACCCAGACAAACCCCAATCCACCCCTCTTCTACAGAATACCTAGGACAGTCTAGGACATTCAGATCAGGTCTACCGCCACCCAGCAGACTGGAGTCTAGTTTACTGAGATACACTCCTCCTGAGTACAGCAGGTATCTGTCAACCAACTCCTCAAGATCCTTTGGAACACTAACCAGTCCAACCCTGTTTACGTCTGGCCCTCTAAGCCCTGATCAGTCCAGTACAGAAGAGCCTGCCTCAGTTCCAATCACAGATAAAGCCTCAAGTCCAGAGACGGACATTTCAGCCCCATCCTGTTCTCGACCAAGATCAAGCCCATCCAAAATCTACACACCTTTCATGAAACTTATGGAGATAACAGCAAAGATTAACATTGAGTAA